TGTTTGCGACAACACATGGCGACCGTTCTCGGTAATGGTGCAAGTGGTTTCCAATGCCGCCAGACGGCTCAATGTTGTCTCATGAATACGTGTACACACACTTTGATAACCACCACGACCAAAGTCCTTCTGCACCGACTTGCGCATTTCCAGCAGGACCGCTTGCAGGTTGACCTGATGCCCGCTTTCCACCTCAGTCCTGGTCAACTCCATGACCATCAGTGGCGCGCCACCCGCGTCGTTCTTCACGCCCCGCTGCCTGAACACCTTGGCCGGCTCCTGGGTCGATGCCGCAGGCAATTCTTCTATCTGCCAGCCACTGGGCCAGGCAATCACCGGATCCTGCGCGCAGGCCAGGGCCGGAAGCAGGAGCCAGGGAGCCAGCAGGCACAGAGTTTTCAACGGTAGGCGCATGGTCATCAACGAATAAGGGACAGGACCCTGAAGTCTGAGGCTGGCAGGAGTATCGGGCAACAGATTCGTAGCTTTGTGTTTGGTGCGCCCCGCCCTCTTGCGTATCATTGCGCGACCGCAACAACGCCCGAGGCCCCGCCGCCGAGGGCCTGCTCGTGAGCACGAGTATCCTTTGCCCCACTTCTTTTCCGGAGGGCCCATGAGCCTGCACGAACTCGATACTTTCCCCGGCGTGACCGCCCAGCCTGACACCGCCACCGCACGCTTCGTGTTCAACCACACCATGCTGCGCGTCAAGGACATCACCCGCTCCCTGGATTTCTACACCCGCGTCCTGGGATTCTCGCTGGTGGAAAAAGGGGTTTGGGGAGCAATGGAACAGAAAGTGCACTTAAGCCCTACCAGCGCCGTTCAGAGCCTTCTTCCCAGGCATCGGCTTCGATAAAGCAGTTGCGCATGTCGGCTTCCTGGCTGATCTCGGTCAGCAAGTCATGCACGGTCTTGTCCAGCTCATCGTCGCTCCGATACGGAATGGCCAGTTCGTAGTTGCCCGACTCCAGCCGTTTCATACTGTAGGGCTCCAAGCAGTAGCGCTCGATATTTTCCTTGGCCCGTTTCCGGCCGCGAACGAACTTGCTGTTGTTCACCACCGCCAGGCGCAGCGTGACGGTGGCCACCTGCTCGGCGGCGGGCTCTGCCGGCGACGCGACATTGCGTTGCTGACCTCGCGGCTGGGCGCTCTTCTGGTGTGCGCCGATCTCAACACCACGATGGCGCAGGTAGCTGTACAGCGTGCTCTTGGAGATGTGTAACTTCTCGCCGATGGCGCTGACGCTCAGGCGGCCCTCGCGGTACAGCGTCTCGGCCGCCATGGAGGTGGCCTCGGCCTTGGCTGGGAGGCCCTTGGGACGGCCACCGATCCGGCCCCGCGCCCGCGCGGCCGACAAACCCGCCTGAGTCCGCTCGCGGATCAGCTCGCGCTCGAACTCGGCCAGCGAGGCAAACAGGTTGAACACCAAGCGACCTTGGGCGTGGGTGGTGTCGATTGGGTCATTCAGGCTCTGCAAGCCGACCTTGCGCTCTGCCAGCTCGCCGACCAGCTCGACCAGGTGTTTGAGGGAGCGCCCGAGGCGATCCAGCTTCCAGATCACCACGGTGTCGCCCGCTCGAACATGGGCTAGCAACTTGTCCAACTCCGGCCGGGCGCTTTTCGCGCCGCTGGCGATGTCTTGATAGATGCGTTCGCACCCGGCCTGTTTCAGGGCATCGACCTGGAGGTCGGCGTTCTGATCCCGAGTGCTCACCCGCGCATAACCGATCTTCATCAAAAGTACCGTTTACTCGACTACGTTAGTAATAGTTGAACTTTGATTAAGCGTACCAGTTATTTGAACCGTAGCGCAGGTAGGTTAACCAGCCGATTCCTGTCCACTTAAAGTTCGGCAAAACGAAGGTTTTTTTGAACCATTGCATAGCCCTTTGTGATTGGCGTATAAACACACAAACACCTACTAGCGGGGAACGCCATGAATACGATTCGCTGGAATGTCGCCGTCTCGGCCGACACCGACCAGTCGCTTCGGATGTTTCTGGCCAGCCAGGGCGGTGGCCGGAAAGGCGACCTGTCGCGCTTCATTGAAGAGGCGGTGCGGGCCCACATCCTGGAACTGACGGCCGAACAGGCCAAGGCCGCTAATGCCCATCTGAGCGAGGCAGAGCTGACCGAAGCGGTTGACGAAGCGCTCGACTGGGCACGTAAGCGCTGATGCGGGTCGTGTTGGATACCAACATCCTGTTCAGCGCACTGATCTCGCCGCATGGCGCGCCCGATGCGATCTACCGTGCCTGGCGGGCGGCGCGTTTCGAGGTAGTGACCTCGCGGATGCAGCTCGATGAAATCCGCCGAGCCAGCCGCTACCCCAAGCTCCAGGCCATCCTTCAGCCCGCCAAAGTGGGAGCCATGATCAATAACCTGCAACGGGCTGTGGTACTGGAGCGTCTGACCATCGAGGTCGAAGCCGATGATCCGGATGACTCGTTTCTGCTGGCCATGGCCCTGGCAGGCGATGCGGACTACCTGGTGACCGGTGATCGCCGCGCCGGCCTGCTGCAACGCGGGCACATCGAACGCACGCGGATTGTCACGCCCGCCGTGTTCTGCGCCGAGGTGCTGTGATCGATGCCGGTCGGTTTTCTGACCCAGGAGCAACGCGACGGTTTTGGCCGCTATGTCGATGCCCCCAGTCGTGAGGAGCTGGAACGCTACTTCCACCTGAGCGACGACGACCACAAAATCCTCCTACCGCTGCGCGGCGAGCACAACCGCCTTGGCTACGCCACCCAACTGACCAGCATCCGCTACCTGGGCACTTTTCCCGACGACTTTTCAGCCGTCCCCCAAGAGGTGCTGCAAGCGCTCAGTCGCCAGTTAGGCATTACCGATCCAACTTGTATCCTGGCCTATGCCGAAACCCGCCAACGTCAACGTCATGCCGCCGAGATTCAGGAGCGTTACGGCTATCGGGTGTTTGCTGATTCCAGCGTCGGCTTTCGACTTGCCCGCTGGCTGTATGCGCTCTGTTGGACAGGGACAGATCGTCCTGGCGAGTTGTTCAATCGGGCGACGACCTGGTTGCTGACGCACAAGGTTTTACTGCCCGGCGTCACCGTTCTGGAACGGTTCATCGCCCAACTGCGCAGCCGGGTCGAAGAACGCCTCTGGCTAACCCTTGGCCGCAGTGTGAGCGAGGCGCAACGGCAGCAGCTACAGGACTTGCTGCTGGTCGCCGAAGGCAACCGCAGTTCCCGGCTGGATCAACTGCGCTCCGGCCCGGTGATGGTCAGTGGCCCCGCACTGATTCGGGCGCTGCGCCGGCTTGATGACGTGCGCGGCATCGGCATCGCCTTGCCAGCGGCGGCGCACATCCCGCCCAGCCGTATCGCGGCCCTGGCTCGCTTCGCCAACACCGCCAAGGTCACGGCGATCAACCGGCTGCCGGCGTCGCGGCGGATGGCGACACTGGTGGCGTTCGCCCTGTGCCTGGAGGCCACCGCGCACGACGACGCCCTGGAGGTCCTGGAAGCGCTGTTACGCGACCTGTTCAGCAACGCGGAGAAGGCCGACAAGAAAGCCCGCATGCGCAGCCTGAAAGACCTGGATCGCTCGGCGGCGACGCTCGCCGCCGCGTGCAAGGTCGTGCTGGACAGCTCAATCAGCGATGACAACGTGCGCGCCCGGCTGTTCAACGACCTGCCGAGGGCCTCGCTGGAGAAAGCCCTGGAAGATGTCAATGCGCTGATCCGCCCGGTTGACGATGTGTATTTTCTCGCCCTGGAGGCGCGCTACCGCAGTGTGCGCCGTTTCCTGCCCGACCTGCTCAAGCACATCCGCTTCGGCTTCAGCCCGGCCGGCAAAGGCGTGGTCGCCGGCCTGGATTGGTTGCAGCTGAACCTGCCCCGCCGGAAACCGGAGGATGACGCGCCGCAGGAGATCGTGGCCAAGGCTTGGCAGAAGCACATTACCCGCGAGGATGGCTCCCTCGACATGGGCGCCTATGTGTTCTGCACGCTCGATGCGCTGCGCACGGCCCTGCGCCGGCGCGACGTGTTCGTCTCGCCCAGTTGGCGCTATGCCGACCCGCGTCTCGGCCTGCTCGACGGTGCCGAATGGCTGGCGGCGCGGCCGATCATCTGCCGCTCGCTGGGCCTGACCATTGACGCCGGCACCACCTTGGATGCGCTGAGCGCCGAGTTGGATGCGACCTGGCAGGCGGTCGCGGCCCGCCTACCCGACAACCCCGCGATCCAGCTGAGCGAGAACGCCGAGGGCAAGACCGAGCTCTCGCTCGGCACACTGGACAAGCTGGAGGAGCCGAACTCGCTGCTGCAACTGCGAGCAGCCGTGGCTGATCTGATGCCGCGTGTCGATCTGCCGGAAATCCTCTTGGAAATCGCCGCTCGCACCGGCTTCGCCGAGGCCTTCACCCATGTGTCCGAGCGCAATGCGCGGGCCGACAACCTGGTCACCAGCCTCTGCGCGGTGCTGCTGGGTGGGGCCTGCAACACCGGCCTGGAGCCGCTGATCCGCACCGACAATCAGGCGCTACGCCGCGACCGGCTGTCCTGGGTCAGCCAGAACTATATCCGTGACGACACGCTGTCAGTGGCAAACGCCATTCTGGTGGGGGCGCAGAGCCAACTGGAGCTGGCCCAGGTCTGGGGCGGCGGCGAGGTCGCCTCCGCCGATGGCATGCGCTTCGTGGTACCGGTGCGCACCGTGCATGCTGGCCCCAACCCGAAGTATTTCGGCACCGGCCGGGGCGTCACCTGGTACAACTTGATTTCCGATCAGTTCTCCGGCCTCAACGCCATCACCGTGCCCGGCACCCTGCGCGACAGCCTGGTGCTGCTGGCCGTGGTGCTGGAACAGCAGACCGAGTTGCAGCCGACGCAGATCATGACCGACACCGGGGCCTACAGCGATGTGGTGTTTGGGCTGTTCCGCCTGCTCGGCTACCACTTCAGCCCGCGCCTGGCCGACGTCGGCGGTACCCGTTTCTGGCGCACGCGCCCGGAGGCGGATTACGGCAAACTCAACGGCCTGGCCCGGCAGTCGGTCAAGCTCGATCTGATCGCCGAGCACTGGGACGACCTGCTACGCCTGGCCGGCTCGCTCAAGCTCGGCCGAGTGCCGGCCACCGGCATCATGCGCACCCTGCAAACAGGGGATCGTCCCACCCGCCTGGCCCAGGCGCTGGCTGAGTTCGGTCGCATCGAGAAGACCTTGCACACCCTGACCTACATCGACGACGAGTCCAAGCGCCGCGCCACCCTGACCCAGCTGAACCGGGGCGAAGGCCGCCACAGCCTGGCCCGCGCCGTGTTCCACGGCAAACGCGGCGAGCTGCGCCAGCGCTACCGCGAAGGCCAGGAGGACCAGCTCGGCGCCCTCGGCCTGGTGGTGAACATCATCGTGCTGTGGAACACCCTCTACATGACGGCGGCCGTAGAACGGCTCAGGCAGCACGGCTACCCGGTGCTGGAGGAGGATGTCGCGCGGCTCTCGCCACTGATCCACGAGCACATCAACATGCTGGGCCGTTACTCCTTCGCGGTGCCGGAAGAGGTTACCCGCGGCGAACTGCGGCCGCTGCGCAATCCGGACGACGACCAGTAGGTGTAACGGCCTGGGTTCGAAATCGGCCGGGCACCGCACTCGATGCCACTTCCAGCTCAGACGGATTGCGACTGACGGAGTCCTCGGGCTCACGCTTTCTGCGACCAGCAAGAGCCACTTTTCCGGTGCAGCGCGAATTAGCCGTCCTGACGGGTACTGACCTTTTGTGTGCAGGGGTGATCAGGCTCGGATGCCGCCCTCTTATCTGCTCGCGACATGAAACGCTGATAGCACTCCAGGCCACAGAAGTGCACGACATACTCGGAACCTTCCGGCGTCAGTGCGGCGTCAAGGGGAATGTCCTTGCAGCATTCGCAGCAGCTGATGGTGGAGGTGTTGTTTGTGTTCATGATGGGGGTTCCTCCATCGTCCAAGAAAACCTAGCAACGCTTTCCCCCCGTGACTGAGCGCCGATCGACCTGCAGCCTCCCTGCCCAACTCGGCAGTGGTGGTCGCGCCGTGCTCCGAGCGGGTCACGGTCGCTTCCGAAAGGCCTGCAATGCCGCTCGCAGGAAGAGGATGAAGAAAACCGCCAGCACGAGCGTCGCGAGGCTCCACTGCTCGCTGACGAACGCGCCGGCCGCTGTCCCCGAAAGCAGCAATGCCAGCACCGGCAGATGGCAAGGGCAGGTGAGCGCGGCGAGCACGCCCCAGGTGTAAGCACGCCAGCGGAAGACCTTGCTTGACTCAACGTGATCGGCGTTACGCATAGGCAGAACCTTCGCCGGCGCAATGAGTCAGCCCGGCCAGCTGGGTTGCCACTGCGGCTAAGGCCGCCTGCCGTGCCGTGACTAGCCGGAGCAGGCACTCGACGCAGCCGATCAAGTCGGCGCCATCGTCCGCATCGAGCGCCCGGCAGAGCCGTGCCAATTCGTCGAGCCCGATACCAGACTCGAAGGCGGCGCGCACGA
This portion of the Pseudomonas sp. MRSN 12121 genome encodes:
- a CDS encoding putative toxin-antitoxin system toxin component, PIN family, with product MRVVLDTNILFSALISPHGAPDAIYRAWRAARFEVVTSRMQLDEIRRASRYPKLQAILQPAKVGAMINNLQRAVVLERLTIEVEADDPDDSFLLAMALAGDADYLVTGDRRAGLLQRGHIERTRIVTPAVFCAEVL
- a CDS encoding recombinase family protein translates to MKIGYARVSTRDQNADLQVDALKQAGCERIYQDIASGAKSARPELDKLLAHVRAGDTVVIWKLDRLGRSLKHLVELVGELAERKVGLQSLNDPIDTTHAQGRLVFNLFASLAEFERELIRERTQAGLSAARARGRIGGRPKGLPAKAEATSMAAETLYREGRLSVSAIGEKLHISKSTLYSYLRHRGVEIGAHQKSAQPRGQQRNVASPAEPAAEQVATVTLRLAVVNNSKFVRGRKRAKENIERYCLEPYSMKRLESGNYELAIPYRSDDELDKTVHDLLTEISQEADMRNCFIEADAWEEGSERRW
- a CDS encoding ribbon-helix-helix domain-containing protein, which codes for MNTIRWNVAVSADTDQSLRMFLASQGGGRKGDLSRFIEEAVRAHILELTAEQAKAANAHLSEAELTEAVDEALDWARKR
- a CDS encoding DUF4946 domain-containing protein, producing MRLPLKTLCLLAPWLLLPALACAQDPVIAWPSGWQIEELPAASTQEPAKVFRQRGVKNDAGGAPLMVMELTRTEVESGHQVNLQAVLLEMRKSVQKDFGRGGYQSVCTRIHETTLSRLAALETTCTITENGRHVLSQTLVAAVDGDKAYVLSYAGQAAAYAESQEEIRGLRSSLKL
- the merE gene encoding broad-spectrum mercury transporter MerE, with translation MRNADHVESSKVFRWRAYTWGVLAALTCPCHLPVLALLLSGTAAGAFVSEQWSLATLVLAVFFILFLRAALQAFRKRP
- a CDS encoding Tn3 family transposase — translated: MPVGFLTQEQRDGFGRYVDAPSREELERYFHLSDDDHKILLPLRGEHNRLGYATQLTSIRYLGTFPDDFSAVPQEVLQALSRQLGITDPTCILAYAETRQRQRHAAEIQERYGYRVFADSSVGFRLARWLYALCWTGTDRPGELFNRATTWLLTHKVLLPGVTVLERFIAQLRSRVEERLWLTLGRSVSEAQRQQLQDLLLVAEGNRSSRLDQLRSGPVMVSGPALIRALRRLDDVRGIGIALPAAAHIPPSRIAALARFANTAKVTAINRLPASRRMATLVAFALCLEATAHDDALEVLEALLRDLFSNAEKADKKARMRSLKDLDRSAATLAAACKVVLDSSISDDNVRARLFNDLPRASLEKALEDVNALIRPVDDVYFLALEARYRSVRRFLPDLLKHIRFGFSPAGKGVVAGLDWLQLNLPRRKPEDDAPQEIVAKAWQKHITREDGSLDMGAYVFCTLDALRTALRRRDVFVSPSWRYADPRLGLLDGAEWLAARPIICRSLGLTIDAGTTLDALSAELDATWQAVAARLPDNPAIQLSENAEGKTELSLGTLDKLEEPNSLLQLRAAVADLMPRVDLPEILLEIAARTGFAEAFTHVSERNARADNLVTSLCAVLLGGACNTGLEPLIRTDNQALRRDRLSWVSQNYIRDDTLSVANAILVGAQSQLELAQVWGGGEVASADGMRFVVPVRTVHAGPNPKYFGTGRGVTWYNLISDQFSGLNAITVPGTLRDSLVLLAVVLEQQTELQPTQIMTDTGAYSDVVFGLFRLLGYHFSPRLADVGGTRFWRTRPEADYGKLNGLARQSVKLDLIAEHWDDLLRLAGSLKLGRVPATGIMRTLQTGDRPTRLAQALAEFGRIEKTLHTLTYIDDESKRRATLTQLNRGEGRHSLARAVFHGKRGELRQRYREGQEDQLGALGLVVNIIVLWNTLYMTAAVERLRQHGYPVLEEDVARLSPLIHEHINMLGRYSFAVPEEVTRGELRPLRNPDDDQ
- the merD gene encoding mercuric resistance transcriptional repressor MerD; the protein is MNAYTISRLAEDAGVSVHVVRDYVLRGLLHPARRTESGYGIFDERSLARLRFVRAAFESGIGLDELARLCRALDADDGADLIGCVECLLRLVTARQAALAAVATQLAGLTHCAGEGSAYA
- a CDS encoding DUF3330 domain-containing protein, with amino-acid sequence MNTNNTSTISCCECCKDIPLDAALTPEGSEYVVHFCGLECYQRFMSRADKRAASEPDHPCTQKVSTRQDG